One region of Drosophila subobscura isolate 14011-0131.10 chromosome J, UCBerk_Dsub_1.0, whole genome shotgun sequence genomic DNA includes:
- the LOC117893961 gene encoding protein disabled isoform X2 has translation MVKSLVSKLSTASSNLSLASTFGVGSSHSSSAAEETNYAKHRNDPGRFFGDGVQFKAKLIGILEVGEARGDRMCQEALQDLKMAIRAAGEHKQRITIQVTIDGLRLRDEKTGDSLYHHPVHKISFIAQDMTDSRAFGYIFGSPDSGHRFFGIKTDKAASQVVLAMRDLFQVVFELKKKEIEMARQQIQGKSLHEHASQLASLSALRAGAGHADLASGSHPLTMSSLCGQDAYSNGTTRLGVNLDVAKASGAAAKEISPESVADLVDLEQELTSLQRGITQMERITPSEPGMHHPSSGGGGGSGHPGSLAKSASEDDPFGDSFICVPSYSILPPPPESGRNRHKPQKTPESAAALDAILSPPPGASSSPAPGVACQASGVDNDDDSWLHELDQQNDVFDTTNVVAAVLSMAPLAASESTATPTQQLTEISSSGAAAAATASTSLADLDMGGALTGTAATEEPAIMSLEPLPTTTTTALEEQQDPANPVLLPRDTDPFSPTRKKSDPDPFQEGDLFAKLDAFEFEAPAALPVAPAATETRTSAFNGPLQVQLPPEKAAEQLSTVRNRPTVSVSSLPNPLGGGGPLDVISSISNKKMPHLFGQARGFSKRGDSSSSEIGSSVNMRRLQESDSLSETEAAPEPPPRPDSAPCAGPPPLPPKKQFSDLVIRPSPAPPTAGRYEYLNSSSSSTRRTLSHSLADAPPIPLPSRRVGRTEACFPGPGRPRKPHQPEDDYMMPLGPPPPLLPPPNQPASTATSSTARARPQRQQSLGRPQDIYENKAEILAQAAAVQEVPVAPALPPDITLTQLLTLGMDDLAVKLNVPASKLSTMTLVQLTSYLSEYLSCSEKSSQSLAPPAAAAPATVPAPVVSSSSAAVFKVNFDQQTSFVASFDDTFGEDEATLGAPSPPEEAPIFVANFANFNDAPMPAAAPVAVPSADRYAVFREIIDQELQQQQQETDLMGDLTPPPVDEQEAAAQEDSNHTELPLIDAIVTSSAPPSAPPPPLPKIDTKITEVVAQAKDRYAALRDIILVENLFDKPQPAQPPPPEKDLLQDFPEFSDEFNEDQDLRQIMDLPLAEQQHPQDRHGLVDSRGFPAEPSSSALTVDDDDEDEDADAGGESSMDSNEKDGEPVSGQDQYEKLSTSTQQLDAVVPASLLEEESTANPLPQPPKQDHKFLSVLTAPPGGSGSGKDDIEIDELMHRAISNLSLDSRDRISPANSSAAPSRGAQSLGVQQFNDVSTSPIPLQKSPAPQQQQQQPSPVPSHLSAVSQLIDTATKQMLSEREREKQSWATFDSPKAKGKARLTLPPPPPPASNTSQQDTAESPCSSDPRDDGWSKQQRRWAKKERHQTSSSSRDLSPWDDETPEYVKRRQMAHAQVQPQHTDRHGYYMRHARRMNSCDEDYDYDAELMARREREQQQRKFKHGLSRSRDNFDLDSPSWYHHPTHHTWSPQEIEQGVRARSFERSAYERSSYGPPMYADKRGGQPPQLRSKYRGERERDRDREREREREYRDYARPSYDFDYENVYELEQRGGRSPMAYKTSGRGAAAGDYMYERERERDRDRKSFDRESLESFESATRRRRSFGSGNDVYGSLDSRDEYRGGVDRERGDRGEREREQMKTRSLRKPTTTSGKLRISGDIDYEQDSEQDFQQRASVRSLQRPSQLGGGDAVLPIGGAGGVGGGSQRLRKSSGSSPWDGEEPTLPGQKSWKRPASAAETERRLAENRRAVALGQTPSDGEKERRFRKKTRARSAKDLASVGGPGAGSSAIVNPPPPRYVGGSGRGMRDNYDYMGSHQQQQRKDVDVDDDDVADDDDDDEDYVDDEPPTDEDKFERLNRRRHEMHQRMLESERRQMERHPTLSKNRSRGGGAPPVINSDYGFVDSYEQTPTPTPRSNASSTPAGLMSGGGGLMGSGGESSAGVGGKFNFDDGFESDFNQSSPPPAPAGTASSCNSTPAGPISAGSVASGGSKSLFRFSNDFSEKGGDKREHFDMEAPPTATPPITQKLRFDDNVKISQFDDAAFEDDFAKASFDFEKEQQTVGTAATAAGGAAALTRKQNMRTSKLQQRQELIKKSESVNIFAKKQEDPFEDDEFFKSPDQDEPQKDNDGEAAHSNNKFQWNEDENFAKFDENM, from the exons ATGGTTAAATCTCTGGTTTCCAAGCTGTCGACAGCCTCTTCGAATCTCTCTCTGGCCAGCACATTTGGCgtcggcagcagccacagcagcagcgcggcAGAGGAAACAAATTACGCAAAAC ATCGCAATGATCCGGGACGATTTTTCGGCGATGGCGTACAGTTCAAGGCCAAACTCATTGGCATACTGGAAGTGGGCGAGGCACGGGGCGATCGCATGTGCCAGGAGGCACTGCAGGACCTCAAGATGGCCATCCGTGCGGCGGGCGAGCACAAGCAGCGCATCACCATTCAAGTGACAATCGACGGATTGCGGCTGCGGGACGAGAAGACGGGAGACTCGCTGTACCACCATCCGGTGCACAAGATCTCCTTCATTGCCCAGGATATGACGGACTCGCGGGCGTTTGGCTACATATTTGGCTCGCCGGACAGCGGGCATCGTTTCTTCGGCATCAAGACGGACAAGGCGGCCAGCCAGGTGGTGCTGGCCATGCGCGACCTCTTCCAGGTTGTCTTCGAgctgaagaagaaggagaTCGAGATGGCCCGCCAGCAGATCCAGGGCAAGTCTCTGCATGAGCACGCCAGCCAGCTGGCCTCCTTGTCCGCACTGAGAGCTGGAGCAGGTCATGCAGATCTcgccagtggcagccacccGCTCACAATGAGCTCACTCTGCGGGCAGGATGCGTACTCGAATGGAACCACGCGACTGGGCGTCAATCTGGATGTGGCCAAGGCCtcgggagcagcagccaaagaa atCTCTCCTGAATCTGTGGCGGATCTGGTGGATCTGGAGCAGGAGTTGACCTCGCTGCAGCGCGGCATCACCCAAATGGAGAGGATTACGCCCAGCGAGCCGGGCATGCATCATCCCtccagtggcggcggcggcggcagcgggcATCCCGGCAGCCTGGCCAAATCTGCCAGCGAGGATGATCCCTTCGGGGACTCCTTCATCTGTGTGCCATCGTACAGCATCTTGCCGCCGCCACCCGAGTCGGGACGCAACCGCCACAAGCCACAGAAGACGCCCGAGTCGGCTGCCGCTTTGGATGCCATTCTCTCGCCTCCTCCTGGTGCGAGCTCCTCGCCAGCTCCGGGCGTTGCCTGTCAGGCCTCTGGCGTGGACAACGACGATGACAGCTGGCTGCACGAGTTGGATCAGCAGAACGATGTCTTCGACACCACCAATGTGGTGGCCGCTGTCCTGTCTATGGCTCCGCTGGCGGCCAGCGAATCaacggccacgcccacgcaaCAGTTGACGGAAATTTCGTCGTccggagctgcagcagcagccacagcaagcaCATCTCTGGCGGATCTCGATATGGGCGGTGCACTGACGGGCACAGCTGCAACAGAGGAGCCAGCAATCATGTCGCTGG AACCGCtgccaacgacgacgacgacagcgcTGGAGGAACAGCAGGATCCGGCGAatcctgtgctgctgccgcgcgaCACGGATCCGTTCTCGCCCACGCGCAAGAAGAGCGATCCGGATCCGTTCCAGGAGGGCGATCTCTTTGCCAAGCTGGATGCCTTCGAGTTTGAGGCACCTGCAGCGCTGCCAGTGGCTCCAGCTGCAACCGAGACCCGAACGAGCGCCTTTAATGGTCCGCTGCAGGTGCAGTTGCCGCCGGAGAAGGCAGCGGAGCAGCTGAGCACCGTGCGGAATCGACCCACTGTGTCTGTCTCCTCGCTGCCCAATCCACTGGGTGGCGGTGGACCCCTGGATGTCATCTCCAGCATTAGCAACAAGAAGATGCCGCATCTGTTTGGCCAGGCGCGCGGTTTCTCCAAGCGTGGGGACTCTTCCTCCTCGGAGATCGGTTCCAGCGTGAATATGCGACGCTTGCAGGAGAGCGACTCGTTGAGCGAAACGGAGGCTGCCCCAGAGCCACCGCCACGACCGGATTCAGCGCCCTGCGCTgggccaccgccgctgccgcccaaGAAGCAGTTCAGCGATCTGGTGATACGCCCGAGTCCCGCGCCACCGACTGCCGGGCGGTATGAGTATCTGAACAGCAGTTCCTCCTCCACGCGGCGCACGCTCTCCCACTCGCTGGCGGATGCACCGCCCATACCATTGCCCTCGCGCCGTGTGGGACGCACTGAGGCGTGCTTTCCGGGTCCCGGTCGTCCCAGGAAGCCACACCAGCCGGAGGATGATTATATGATGCCGCTGggaccgccaccgccgctgctgccgccacccaATCAGCCGGCATCAACAGCGACATCCTCCACGGCCCGTGCGCgtccacagcggcagcaatcgCTGGGCAGGCCACAGGACATTTACGAGAACAAAGCGGAGATTCTGGCGCAAGCGGCAGCAGTCCAGGAGGTGCCCGTGGCGCCCGCTCTGCCACCCGACATAACGCTGACGCAGCTGCTCACTCTGGGCATGGATGATCTGGCGGTGAAGCTGAATGTGCCCGCCTCAAAGCTGAGCACAATGACCCTCGTGCAGCTGACGTCCTACCTATCGGAGTACTTGTCCTGCAGCGAGAAGAGCAGCCAATCCCTGGCACCacccgctgctgcagcgccagccacagtccctgcccctgtggtctcctcctcctctgcggCTGTCTTCAAGGTCAACTTTGATCAGCAAACGTCCTTTGTGGCCTCCTTTGACGACACCTTTGGCGAGGATGAAGCCACGTTGGGCGCGCCCTCACCGCCCGAGGAGGCGCCCATTTTTGTGGCCAACTTTGCCAACTTCAATGACGCTCCAATGCCAGCGGCTGCACCGGTGGCTGTGCCCTCGGCCGATCGCTATGCGGTCTTTCGGGAGATCATCgaccaggagctgcagcagcaacagcaggaaacGGATCTCATGGGGGATCTAACGCCACCGCCAGTGGACGAGCAGGAGGCCGCGGCACAAGAGGACTCCAACCACACGGAGCTGCCACTCATCGATGCCATTGTCACGAGCTCTGCGCCTCCATCTgcgcctcctccgccgctgccAAAGATCGACACAAAAATCACCGAAGTGGTGGCCCAGGCCAAGGATCGTTATGCGGCGCTCAGGGACATAATTCTGGTGGAGAATCTCTTCGACAAGCCGCAGCCTGCACAGCCGCCTCCCCCGGAGAAGGATTTGCTGCAGGACTTTCCCGAATTCAGCGACGAATTCAACGAGGATCAGGATCTGCGGCAGATCATGGACCTACCgctggccgagcagcagcatccgcaggATCGTCATGGCCTGGTGGACAGTCGCGGCTTTCCCGCCGAGCCCTCGTCCTCCGCGCTGACCgtggacgatgatgacgaggacgaggatgcCGATGCCGGGGGTGAGAGCAGCATGGACAGCAACGAAAAGGATGGAGAGCCGGTGAGCGGACAGGATCAGTACGAGAAGCTGTCCACCTCCACGCAGCAGCTGGATGCTGTGGTGCCTGCctcgctgctggaggaggaatCAACCGCCAatccgctgccacagccacccaAACAGGATCATAAATTCCTGTCCGTGCTGACGGCACCTccaggcggcagtggcagtggcaaagatGACATCGAAATCGATGAGCTGATGCATCGAGCGATCTCGAATCTTTCGCTGGATTCGCGGGATCGCATCTCGCCGGCCAACTCCTCGGCGGCACCCTCACGCGGCGCACAGAGTCTGGGCGTGCAGCAGTTCAATGATGTCAGCACCTCGCCCATTCCGCTGCAGAAATCCCcagcgccacagcagcagcagcagcagccctcaCCCGTGCCGTCGCATTTGTCGGCTGTCTCGCAGCTCATAGACACCGCCACGAAGCAGATGCTGAGCGaacgcgagagagagaagcaatcCTGGGCTACGTTCGATTCACCCAAAGCCAAGGGCAAGGCACGTCTcacgctgccaccgccgccgccgcctgcctcGAACACCTCGCAGCAGGACACGGCAGAGTCGCCCTGCAGCTCGGATCCACGCGATGATGGCTGgtccaagcagcagcgccgTTGGGCCAAGAAGGAGCGACATCAAACATCATCCTCGTCGAGGGATTTGAGTCCCTGGGATGATGAGACGCCCGAGTATGTGAAGCGCCGACAAATGGCACATGCGCAggtgcagccacagcacacgGATCGTCATGGCTACTACATGCGGCATGCCCGAAGAATGAACTCCTGCGATGAGGATTACGA CTACGATGCCGAGCTGATGGCACGCAGGGAgcgtgagcagcagcaaagaaaattcaaGCATGgcctcagccgcagcaggGACAACTTTGATTTGG ACTCCCCCAGCTGGTACCATCATCCCACACATCACACCTGGTCGCCGCAGGAGATCGAGCAGGGCGTGCGCGCGCGTTCCTTTGAGCGCAGCGCCTACGAGCGTTCCAGCTATGGGCCGCCCATGTACGCGGACAAGCGCGGCGGtcagccgccgcagctgcgCAGCAAGTATCGTGGGGAGCGTGAGCGGGATCGTGATCGAGAGCGTGAGCGGGAGCGCGAGTACCGGGACTATGCGCGGCCCAGCTACGATTTTGACTACGAGAATGTGtacgagctggagcagcgcgGTGGCCGCTCGCCCATGGCCTACAAAACGAGTGGCAGAGGCGCTGCAGCGGGCGACTACATGTACGAGCGGGAGCGTGAGCGCGACAGAGATCGCAAGTCGTTTGATCGCGAGAGTCTGGAGTCCTTTGAGAGCGCCACGCGACGCAGGCGCAGctttggcagcggcaacgatGTCTACGGCAGCCTCGACAGTCGCGACGAGTATCGCGGCGGTGTGGATCGTGAGCGGGGGGACAGGGGCgaacgggagcgggagcaaATGAAGACGCGCTCGTTGAGGAAGCCCACGACTACCTCCGGCAAGCTGCGCATCAGCGGGGACATTGACTACGAACAGGATTCGGAGCAGGACTTTCAGCAGCGTGCATCGGTGCGGAGTTTGCAGCGTCCCAGTCAGCTGGGTGGCGGCGATGCGGTGCTGCCGATCGGTGGCGCAGGCGGCGTGGGCGGCGGTTCGCAGCGTTTGCGCAAGAGCAGCGGCTCCAGTCCATGGGATGGCGAGG AACCCACTTTGCCGGGCCAAAAGTCCTGGAAGCGTCCCGCCAGTGCGGCTGAAACAGAGCGACGTTTGGCGGAGAATCGTCGCGCTGTGGCCTTGGGTCAAACGCCCTCCGATggggaaaaggaaagaag ATTCCGCAAGAAAACTCGCGCACGCAGCGCCAAAGATTTGGCCAGCGTTGGCGGCCCTGGCGCTGGTTCCTCCGCCATCGTGAATCCTCCACCGCCACGCTATGTGGGCGGCAGTGGACGCGGCATGCGGGACAACTACGATTACATGGGCagccaccaacagcagcagcgcaaagATGTCGATGTGGACGATGACGATGTGgccgatgacgatgatgatgatgaggattaTGTGGACGATGAGCCGCCCACGGATGAGGATAAGTTTGAGCGACTGAATCGCAGGCGCCACGAGATGCATCAGCGCATGCTGGAGAGCGAGCGACGTCAAATGGAGCGACATCCAACGCTGTCGAAGAATCGTTCACGCGGCGGCGGTGCCCCACCGGTGATCAACAGTGATTATGGCTTTGTGGATAGCTACGAGCAGACGCCCACACCGACGCCTCGCTCGAATGCCAGCAGCACGCCCGCTGGACTGATGAGCGGCGGCGGTGGGCTGAtgggcagcggcggcgagTCCTCTGCAGGCGTTGGCGGCAAATTCAACTTTGACGATGGCTTCGAATCGGACTTTAATCAGAGCTCGCCTCCGCCAGCGCCCGCTGGCACTGCCTCCAGCTGTAATTCCACGCCCGCGGGTCCCATCTCGGCGGGCAGTGTGGCCAGTGGCGGCTCCAAGTCGCTGTTTCGCTTCTCCAATGACTTTTCGGAGAAGGGCGGCGACAAGAGGGAGCACTTTGACATGGAAGCGCCGCCAACAGCAACGCCACCCATAACCCAGAAGCTGCGCTTCGATGATAATGTCAAGATCTCGCAGTTCGATGATGCTGCATTCGAGGATGACTTTGCCAAGGCTTCGTTTGACTTtgaaaaggagcagcagacagtTGGgactgcagccacagcagctggtggagctgctgctttgACGAGGAAACAAAATATGCGCACCtcgaagctgcagcagcggcaggaactCATCAAGAAATCGGAATCGGTGAATATATTTGCCAAGAAGCAGGAGGATCCCTTCGAGGACGATGAGTTCTTCAAGTCACCCGATCAGGATGAGCCGCAAAAGGACAATGATGGCGAGGCGGCGCACTCAAACAATAAATTCCAATGGAACGAGGATGAGAACTTTGCGAAATTCGATGAAAATATGTGA